DNA from Oryzisolibacter sp. LB2S:
GGAGCTGGATGGTCAGGGTGTGCCACATGAGATTCAGACGCCCATCGCCATGACCCAGCCCACCAGCCCGGCTAACAGCACCACGAGCGCCGGCGGCACGCGCCCCACCGTCAGCAGTCCGAACGAGAGCAGCGCCAGCCCAAAATCCGCCTTGCTGTGGATGGCACTCGTCCATACCGGGTCATAGAGGGCGGACACCAGAATACCGACCACGCCGGCGTTGATGCCGGCCATGGCCGTCTGGATGCCCGCGCGGTGGCGCAGCCCTTCCCAGAACGGCAGTGCACCGACCAGCATGAAAAAAGCGGGGAGGAAGATCGTGCCCAGGAGTGCCAGCCCGCCGATCCAGCCATGCAGCGGTCCGTGGGCGACCGCGCCGAGGTAGGCCGAGAAAGTGAACAGCGGCCCCGGCACGGCCTGCGCCGCACCGTAGCCGGCCAGGAAGTCGGCATTGCTCACGACGCCGCTGGGCACCACCGAGGCCTGCAGCAGCGGCAGCACAACGTGTCCACCGCCGAAGACCAGTGCACCGGAGCGGTACACCCCTTCCAGCAGGGCTATCGTGGACGAGTCCGTGGCTGCCGCCCACAGGGGCAGCCCGACGAGCGGTGCGGCAAACAGCAGCAGCGCCACGATGCCCAGCTTGCGCGAGACGGGGTAGCTGTGGGCGTGGCCGCCGCCGGGTTGCGCGATCTTCAATGTCCACCAGCCCAGCAGCCCTGCCACCGCGATGGCGGCAAGCTGTCCCGCGGCCGAGGGCAGGACCATGGTCAGCAGCGCCGCCAGAATGGCCAGCGCGGCGCGCGGCCGGTCCGGGCACAACGACTTGGCCATCCCCCAGACCGCTTGCGCCACGATGGCCACGGCGACGACCTTGAGCCCGTGCACCCAGCCGGACTGGGCCAGCCCCTGGTACTCGGCGATGCCAAAGGCGAACAGGATCAGCGCAATCGCCGATGGCAAGGTGAATCCGGCCCAGGCCGCCAGCAGCCCCAGCCAGCCCGCGCGGCCCAACCCCAGCGCCATACCGACCTGGCTGCTGGCCGGCCCCGGCAGGAACTGGCACAGGGCGACCAGATCGGAGTAGCTGCGGTCATCCAGCCAGCGGCGACGCTCGACGAACTCCGAGCGGAAATAGCCCAGATGCGCGATCGGCCCGCCGAAGGAGGTCAGCCCCAGCTTGAGGAAGGCGCCGAAGACTTCGACGGGTGAGCCGCGCGCGGCAGCGGCCTCATGCTGCAAGGTGTTGGTGGAATCTGTCATTTGTGCATCGCCTCCCCGGTGAACTCCCGGATGCGGTCCTTGGCCAGCGCCAAGCCTTCCTTGCCCTTGGGCGTGATCGTGTAGAGCTTGCGCACGGTGCGCCCTTCACGCTCCTGGCGGGAGACGAGGTAGCCGTCGCGCTCCATCTTGTGCAGCATCGGGTACAGCGTTCCGGGGGAGAGGCGGTAGCCGTGGTGGGCCAGCTCGCCGATCATCCATTGCCCGTAGATCTCCTGCTCGGCTGCGTGGTGCAGCACATGCAGGCGGATCAACCCCGACAGCAGGTCGTGGTGCTCCATGGCACGTGGAGTAGGTTTCTCTTTCATATCGAATATCGATAACGAAATTCGATAATACCAGCCTCACTTCAGATTGCCTGCCGCTTGTGCGGGAGGTCTCAGACCCTGCGACCCTCCGCATCCACAACGGCTTCGCCGTCTTCCTTGCGGAACGCGCCGCGCTGCGGCTGCGGCAGGATGTCCAGCACGGCCTCCGAAGGCCGGCACAGGCGCGTGCCCAGCGGCGTGACCACAATGGGCCGGTTGATGAGGATGGGATGCTGGAGCATGAAGTCGATCAACCGGTCATCGCCCCACTGCGGGTCGCCCAGGCCCAGTTCGGCATAGGGCGTGCCTTTCTCGCGCAGCACGGCGCGCGCCGATACGCCCATTGCGGCGATCAGCACCATCAGCGTCGCCCGATCGGGCGGGGTCTTCAGGTACTCGATGACCGTGGGCTCCTCGCCGCTGTTGCGGATCAGGGCCAGCACGTTGCGCGAGGTGCCGCAGTCGGGATTGTGGTAGATCGTGACGGTGCTCATGGGAGTGACCTGGTTGGTTATCGGGTGGCGGAGTTCGGGCCGCATTCGTACCAGCCGCGCGAGCGGTTGACCACGCGCACGACCAGCAGCATCACGGGTACCTCGATCAGCACGCCGACCACGGTGGCCAACGCCGCGCCGGACTGGAAGCCGAACAGGCTGATGGCGGCGGCCACGGCCAGCTCGAAGAAGTTGGAGGCACCAATCAGCGCCGAGGGACAGGCAATGTTGTGCTGCTCGCCCAGCCGACGGTTGAGCCAGTAGGCCAACCCGGAGTTGAAGAACACCTGGATCAGGATCGGCACCGCCAACATGGCGATCACCAGCGGCTGGCGGATGATGGCCTCGCCCTGGAAGGCGAACAGCAGCACCAGCGTGAGCAGCAGCGCCGCGATCGACAGAGGGCCGATGCGCTCCAGCGCCCGGTCGAAGGCGGCTTGGCCCTTGCTCAGCAACGCGCGGCGCCAGAGCTGGGCCAGGATGACCGGAATCACGATGTACAGTCCGACCGATACCAGTAAGGTGTCCCACGGCACCGTAAT
Protein-coding regions in this window:
- the chrA gene encoding chromate efflux transporter; the encoded protein is MTDSTNTLQHEAAAARGSPVEVFGAFLKLGLTSFGGPIAHLGYFRSEFVERRRWLDDRSYSDLVALCQFLPGPASSQVGMALGLGRAGWLGLLAAWAGFTLPSAIALILFAFGIAEYQGLAQSGWVHGLKVVAVAIVAQAVWGMAKSLCPDRPRAALAILAALLTMVLPSAAGQLAAIAVAGLLGWWTLKIAQPGGGHAHSYPVSRKLGIVALLLFAAPLVGLPLWAAATDSSTIALLEGVYRSGALVFGGGHVVLPLLQASVVPSGVVSNADFLAGYGAAQAVPGPLFTFSAYLGAVAHGPLHGWIGGLALLGTIFLPAFFMLVGALPFWEGLRHRAGIQTAMAGINAGVVGILVSALYDPVWTSAIHSKADFGLALLSFGLLTVGRVPPALVVLLAGLVGWVMAMGV
- a CDS encoding PadR family transcriptional regulator, whose translation is MEHHDLLSGLIRLHVLHHAAEQEIYGQWMIGELAHHGYRLSPGTLYPMLHKMERDGYLVSRQEREGRTVRKLYTITPKGKEGLALAKDRIREFTGEAMHK
- the arsC gene encoding arsenate reductase (glutaredoxin) (This arsenate reductase requires both glutathione and glutaredoxin to convert arsenate to arsenite, after which the efflux transporter formed by ArsA and ArsB can extrude the arsenite from the cell, providing resistance.), giving the protein MSTVTIYHNPDCGTSRNVLALIRNSGEEPTVIEYLKTPPDRATLMVLIAAMGVSARAVLREKGTPYAELGLGDPQWGDDRLIDFMLQHPILINRPIVVTPLGTRLCRPSEAVLDILPQPQRGAFRKEDGEAVVDAEGRRV